In Terriglobales bacterium, a single window of DNA contains:
- a CDS encoding chemotaxis protein CheX, whose protein sequence is MRMELIQPFINAADAVLAETLQCTTQMGGVSMEEAAYRRRGVAAVVNIQGDIEGRIILDLDPQTAVNVASKLMGEPVAGSEMMIQETVFELANQIIGNAVTMLNDGGFRFKIHPPEPPAEQGPRSTEDTEALVMCFDTPSGSMFMNIAMRYNRRRKSEREAVVVG, encoded by the coding sequence ATGAGGATGGAACTGATCCAGCCGTTCATTAACGCCGCCGACGCGGTGCTGGCCGAGACCCTGCAGTGCACCACGCAGATGGGCGGCGTCAGCATGGAAGAAGCGGCTTACCGCCGCCGCGGTGTCGCGGCCGTGGTCAACATCCAGGGCGACATCGAGGGCCGCATCATCCTCGACCTCGACCCCCAGACGGCCGTGAACGTGGCCAGTAAGCTCATGGGCGAACCCGTGGCCGGGTCCGAAATGATGATCCAGGAAACCGTGTTCGAACTGGCCAATCAGATCATCGGCAACGCGGTGACCATGCTCAATGACGGCGGCTTCCGCTTCAAGATTCACCCCCCGGAACCGCCTGCTGAACAGGGGCCCAGGAGCACGGAAGACACCGAAGCGCTGGTCATGTGCTTCGACACGCCCAGCGGCAGCATGTTCATGAACATCGCCATGCGCTACAACCGCCGCCGGAAGAGTGAGCGCGAAGCCGTGGTGGTGGGATAA
- a CDS encoding chemotaxis protein CheA has translation MFDEERAGELRELFFESALELLQALNEQGLELEKRPGDAETVRAVRRTVHTLKGDSAACGYRELSELAHQLEDALTPELAARAGRGLAEVVLGAADVFEAMLRAFRAGQPVPSGEPVCAAVRALIEGKTDPSPQASSAPAFAWSEYERVVMTDAASQGAAVHNLLVTLDPHCALRGAAVQLIRNVLDELGTVLALRPEQVALEAQVAAVEAALASERSAETIAQKCRIPAVVSGVRIERWMPESEPEAADADLFPAPVAADKSAAETATPVENSAPPRTPIAENVLRVDAERIDQVLNLVGELIIGKSMLHQVVQDFERRFPKDPMRARLADTLAFQARVLNDLQKGVMKVRMVPAEQLFRRFPRIVRDVAHAQGKQVTTVVSGQDTELDKSILDTLAEPLAHLVRNAVDHGIGTVQERVAAGKPAEGTVRLDAYHQGNQVVIEVADDGRGIDRNKVVAKAIERGLITAEDASRLGDSEALALIFHPGLSTAEHVTAISGRGVGMDVVKTVVDGMKGTISIESEPGRGTRFFLRVPLTLAIIKALLFRVEERMYAVPLASVVEITRAPQSEIRRVGEHEVIRLRNEVLTVVRLDRLAGRPASAASKVFVIVVALGERRFGLIVDRLVGEEELVIKALEDRLVSTEFVSGASILGDGTVVLILNLAVVVERLSRAVDEEVLA, from the coding sequence ATGTTCGACGAAGAACGGGCCGGCGAACTGCGCGAACTCTTCTTCGAGAGCGCCCTCGAATTGTTGCAGGCGCTCAACGAGCAGGGCCTCGAGCTGGAAAAACGCCCCGGCGACGCGGAAACGGTGCGGGCGGTGCGCCGTACGGTGCACACGCTCAAGGGCGATTCCGCCGCTTGCGGCTACCGGGAATTGAGCGAGCTTGCTCACCAACTGGAAGACGCGCTCACGCCGGAACTGGCGGCGCGCGCGGGACGCGGCCTCGCCGAAGTGGTCCTCGGCGCCGCCGACGTCTTTGAAGCCATGCTGCGTGCCTTCCGGGCCGGCCAGCCGGTGCCTTCCGGCGAGCCGGTGTGCGCCGCCGTGCGCGCGCTGATCGAAGGCAAGACGGATCCTTCCCCCCAGGCATCTTCCGCGCCTGCCTTCGCCTGGTCGGAATACGAACGGGTCGTGATGACCGATGCGGCTAGCCAAGGCGCCGCCGTCCACAACCTTTTGGTCACGCTGGACCCGCACTGCGCCCTGCGCGGCGCGGCCGTGCAGTTGATCCGCAACGTGCTGGACGAATTGGGCACGGTGCTGGCTCTGCGGCCCGAACAGGTTGCACTGGAAGCACAGGTAGCCGCGGTGGAGGCTGCGCTCGCCTCGGAGCGTTCCGCCGAAACTATCGCGCAAAAGTGCCGCATCCCGGCCGTAGTGTCCGGCGTGCGCATCGAGCGCTGGATGCCGGAAAGCGAACCTGAAGCGGCTGACGCCGACCTCTTCCCTGCTCCTGTCGCTGCGGACAAGTCGGCCGCAGAAACGGCGACGCCGGTGGAAAACTCCGCCCCACCTCGGACTCCCATCGCAGAGAACGTCCTGCGGGTGGACGCGGAGCGCATCGACCAGGTGCTCAACCTGGTGGGCGAGCTGATTATCGGCAAGTCCATGCTGCACCAGGTAGTGCAGGATTTCGAGCGCCGCTTCCCCAAGGACCCGATGCGTGCCCGCTTGGCGGACACGCTGGCTTTCCAGGCCCGGGTGCTGAACGACCTGCAGAAGGGCGTCATGAAAGTGCGCATGGTGCCGGCCGAGCAGCTCTTCCGCCGCTTCCCGCGCATCGTGCGCGACGTGGCCCATGCGCAAGGCAAGCAAGTCACGACGGTTGTCTCCGGGCAGGACACCGAGCTCGACAAGAGCATCCTGGATACTCTGGCCGAGCCGCTTGCGCACCTGGTGCGCAACGCGGTGGACCACGGCATTGGAACCGTGCAGGAACGAGTCGCAGCCGGCAAGCCCGCGGAGGGCACGGTGCGGCTCGACGCCTACCACCAGGGCAACCAGGTGGTCATCGAGGTGGCGGATGACGGGCGCGGCATCGACCGCAACAAAGTAGTGGCCAAGGCCATCGAGCGCGGCCTGATCACCGCCGAGGACGCCAGCCGCCTGGGCGATTCCGAGGCTCTGGCCTTGATCTTTCATCCCGGATTGAGCACGGCCGAGCACGTAACCGCGATTTCCGGACGCGGTGTGGGCATGGACGTGGTGAAGACCGTCGTGGACGGAATGAAGGGCACCATCAGCATCGAGAGCGAGCCTGGCCGTGGAACGCGCTTCTTCCTGCGCGTGCCGCTGACGCTGGCCATCATCAAAGCGCTGTTGTTCCGCGTGGAAGAGCGCATGTACGCCGTACCGTTGGCCTCGGTGGTAGAGATCACGCGCGCTCCCCAGTCCGAGATCCGGCGCGTGGGCGAGCACGAAGTCATCCGCCTGCGCAACGAAGTGCTGACCGTGGTCCGGCTCGATCGTTTGGCCGGACGCCCAGCCAGCGCCGCGTCCAAAGTCTTCGTCATCGTAGTGGCCCTGGGCGAACGCAGGTTCGGACTCATCGTGGATCGCCTGGTGGGCGAGGAAGAACTGGTCATCAAGGCCCTGGAAGACCGCCTGGTCTCGACCGAATTCGTAAGTGGCGCCTCCATTCTGGGAGATGGCACCGTCGTGCTCATTCTGAATCTGGCGGTGGTGGTGGAGCGCCTGAGCCGCGCCGTCGACGAGGAGGTGCTGGCATGA
- a CDS encoding chemotaxis response regulator protein-glutamate methylesterase, translating into MSDPVRVLVVDDSALMRKLIPQILERDSSLQVVGTAMDGAFGLKKIEELQPHVVTLDLEMPRMDGIETLREVTRRCRVPVIVVSAHTTQGASATFKALALGAFDFVAKPRDAAQARMEQIAAELIGKIKVAAQNGVPNRPPQVPVEGRRVNKPAVRLRRRPTRVIAIGISTGGPNALQYMLSQLPGDFPGSIVVVQHMPEGFTEMFARRLDECCAIDVKEAQSGDLLLAGRALICPGNRHIRVRQMPLGDMVVLSDEDRVNGHRPSVDVLFRSAAQQFGDRAVALIMTGMGEDGADAMGEVRALGGVTIAQNEESCVVYGMPRTAVERGHVQRVVPLDALANTLQAMCAPERVHAGKVLLGTH; encoded by the coding sequence ATGAGCGACCCGGTCCGCGTGCTGGTGGTGGACGACTCCGCCCTGATGCGCAAGCTCATCCCTCAGATTCTGGAGCGCGACTCTTCCCTGCAGGTGGTAGGCACGGCCATGGATGGCGCCTTCGGGCTGAAAAAGATCGAAGAATTGCAGCCCCATGTGGTCACCCTCGACCTGGAAATGCCGCGCATGGACGGAATCGAGACGCTGCGCGAAGTCACGCGCCGCTGCCGGGTCCCGGTGATCGTGGTGAGCGCGCACACCACCCAGGGCGCCTCCGCCACCTTCAAGGCGCTGGCCCTGGGCGCTTTCGATTTCGTGGCCAAGCCCCGCGACGCGGCTCAGGCCCGCATGGAACAGATTGCCGCCGAACTCATCGGCAAGATCAAGGTAGCGGCACAGAACGGCGTGCCTAACCGTCCGCCCCAGGTGCCGGTGGAAGGGCGGCGGGTGAACAAGCCCGCGGTGCGTCTCCGCCGGCGGCCCACGCGCGTCATCGCCATCGGGATCTCCACCGGCGGGCCCAATGCGCTCCAGTACATGCTCTCGCAGCTTCCCGGCGATTTCCCCGGCAGCATCGTGGTCGTGCAGCATATGCCCGAAGGCTTCACGGAAATGTTTGCGCGGCGGCTGGACGAGTGCTGCGCCATCGACGTCAAGGAAGCCCAGTCCGGCGATCTGCTGCTGGCCGGCCGCGCTCTCATTTGCCCCGGCAACCGTCACATCCGCGTCCGCCAGATGCCGCTGGGCGACATGGTGGTGCTCTCGGATGAAGACAGGGTGAACGGCCACCGGCCGTCGGTGGACGTGCTGTTCCGCTCCGCGGCGCAGCAGTTCGGCGACCGCGCCGTGGCGCTGATCATGACCGGCATGGGCGAGGACGGCGCGGATGCCATGGGCGAAGTGCGCGCGCTGGGCGGCGTGACCATCGCCCAGAACGAAGAGTCCTGCGTGGTGTACGGCATGCCCCGCACCGCCGTCGAACGCGGCCACGTGCAGCGGGTAGTCCCGCTGGACGCGCTGGCCAACACACTGCAAGCGATGTGCGCCCCCGAGCGCGTGCACGCGGGAAAGGTTTTGCTCGGAACACACTGA
- a CDS encoding YncE family protein — MNSYRRAGLAAVALVLLTQLLAGCGETFRPVVTPISGPGGDPANLRLALVVNQNGAAVGSVSHYDVAGDTAGLLRDVGTGPVHAALLPPTGNRTYTANQDSDSVSSYVTFLAGGAVRTISLPAGSAPVYVHSNVNTRMYVAEAGTDRVGVIDVTTDVLVTEVALPAGSAPVALAGTPSGSKLYCINGNGTVTVIANIDNSILGTIAVGNTPVAGAMSSNGARLYVLNQGDATVSVVDTASDTVTATLAVGAAPSFLRFDPRLLRVYVANTGSNSVSIINADANSPNFLAVTTVALDANLPAGVAAGLAPVSIAALPDGTRAYVANRDSNNVSVINTNSNTVARTVTVGTGPVSLDAAADSSKVFVANRVSQTISDIQTSNDTVVQTFAAPKADPLCTDTATVTCARQTPVFVIATP; from the coding sequence ATGAACTCATATCGAAGGGCTGGCCTGGCGGCGGTAGCGCTTGTCCTGCTAACCCAGTTGCTGGCCGGATGCGGAGAGACATTCCGCCCCGTGGTCACGCCCATTTCGGGACCCGGTGGCGACCCGGCCAACCTAAGGCTGGCTCTGGTAGTTAATCAAAACGGCGCGGCCGTAGGCAGTGTGAGTCACTATGATGTCGCCGGGGATACCGCCGGCCTCCTGCGTGACGTAGGCACCGGTCCGGTTCACGCCGCACTTCTCCCTCCCACGGGGAATCGCACGTACACGGCCAACCAGGACAGCGACAGCGTGAGTTCCTACGTCACCTTTCTCGCCGGCGGCGCGGTGCGAACCATCAGCCTGCCCGCCGGCTCGGCGCCGGTGTATGTTCACAGCAACGTCAACACCCGGATGTACGTTGCGGAGGCGGGCACGGACCGAGTAGGGGTGATCGACGTGACTACCGACGTGCTCGTCACCGAGGTGGCCCTGCCGGCAGGCAGCGCGCCGGTGGCTCTGGCGGGAACGCCCAGCGGTTCCAAGCTCTACTGCATCAATGGCAACGGTACGGTCACGGTAATTGCGAACATCGACAACTCCATCCTGGGCACGATTGCGGTGGGCAACACGCCGGTGGCCGGGGCGATGAGTTCGAATGGGGCCCGGCTCTACGTTCTGAACCAGGGGGATGCGACCGTTAGCGTGGTGGACACCGCCAGCGACACGGTGACGGCAACACTTGCAGTGGGTGCGGCTCCCAGCTTCTTGCGCTTCGATCCCCGCCTGCTGCGCGTCTATGTGGCCAACACCGGCAGCAACAGCGTGAGCATCATCAACGCCGATGCCAACTCCCCGAACTTCTTGGCGGTGACCACGGTCGCGCTAGATGCGAATCTACCGGCTGGCGTCGCGGCAGGTCTGGCCCCGGTCTCGATCGCAGCGCTTCCGGATGGCACTCGGGCCTATGTGGCCAACCGCGACAGCAACAACGTGTCTGTGATCAACACCAACAGCAACACGGTCGCCCGCACCGTGACGGTGGGGACCGGTCCGGTGTCGCTGGACGCGGCGGCGGACAGCAGCAAAGTGTTCGTGGCCAACCGGGTGTCGCAGACCATCAGCGACATCCAGACGTCGAATGACACCGTGGTACAGACGTTCGCGGCGCCCAAAGCGGACCCGCTCTGCACCGACACCGCAACCGTGACCTGTGCACGCCAGACGCCGGTCTTCGTGATCGCTACGCCCTAG
- a CDS encoding energy transducer TonB yields the protein MNILKRAAAIGLIALAGAATLCAQPTEDSGRKVKTRVQPTYPAIARKMNVAGSVKVEVVVAPSGEIKSTKVIGGHPLLVNAAVDALKQWKYEAAGEETTTIVEFRFNPTNQ from the coding sequence ATGAACATCCTCAAGCGCGCCGCCGCAATCGGGCTGATTGCCCTTGCCGGCGCAGCCACGCTCTGCGCCCAACCCACGGAAGACAGCGGTCGCAAGGTCAAGACCCGCGTTCAGCCCACCTACCCGGCCATCGCCAGGAAGATGAACGTGGCCGGGTCGGTGAAGGTCGAGGTCGTGGTCGCGCCCAGTGGCGAGATTAAGTCCACCAAAGTGATCGGGGGACACCCGCTGCTGGTCAATGCGGCCGTCGATGCCCTGAAGCAGTGGAAGTACGAAGCAGCCGGCGAAGAGACCACCACGATCGTCGAGTTCCGCTTCAACCCGACCAACCAGTAG
- a CDS encoding response regulator, which yields MENFAALLRSKDNQPVRYLIVDDSVFARRNLARLVESFGGLVAGEAGDGCTAITEYERTRPDIVLMDITMPQMEGIEAAERIVTRFPDARIVMVSSVGYQENIVAALQKGARHFVQKPVKPEVLYDVVRYVMGEEGVTTQFTAAEVRE from the coding sequence ATGGAAAACTTTGCGGCTCTATTGCGCAGCAAGGACAACCAGCCGGTCCGCTACCTGATCGTGGACGACTCTGTCTTCGCGCGCCGCAACCTGGCACGCCTGGTCGAGTCGTTCGGGGGCCTGGTGGCGGGCGAGGCGGGCGACGGCTGTACCGCCATCACTGAGTACGAGCGTACCCGGCCCGACATCGTGCTCATGGACATCACCATGCCGCAAATGGAGGGCATCGAGGCCGCCGAGCGCATTGTGACCCGCTTCCCGGACGCCCGCATCGTCATGGTCTCTTCCGTCGGCTACCAGGAGAACATCGTGGCTGCCCTGCAGAAGGGCGCGCGCCACTTCGTGCAGAAGCCGGTGAAGCCGGAGGTGCTCTACGACGTGGTCCGTTACGTGATGGGCGAGGAAGGCGTCACCACCCAGTTCACGGCCGCGGAGGTGCGGGAATGA
- a CDS encoding methyl-accepting chemotaxis protein, whose protein sequence is MSIGRKIYLGFGAVLGIVVLLLVVNIAAVQWEHSARASAARAVETMRLAESIQFQMMQNRLYLANYLQSGDTREAEYTQSGYARLNDLLKQAEEKANSDQQRSAFTRFRDAEREWLASFANPLIEKRKEVDAGNITVADLQVFYLQQDPGEWLRKSTEPLAEAGQAATKSLEESDKSSRTAATFTTVATIVGTLLALLCGLWIAYVTTRSIVQPLRQLIAAAREIGNSGDLDHKVEIQRSDEIGDLAQTFNGMVEYLREMAQLSEDIAGGDLTVEIEPRSPKDTLAHAFRSMTEGLRKLARDVRDNASQVSSGAMQVAQASEESAKVSLSASSAIDEVSSTMHEMSINVQNMVKNTQMQASSVSETSASIDQMVASIQRVADTARVLLDISQRSREEVQNGITTMDKATEGLTRINGSIHASAEIIGVLGNRADDIGKIIEVIDDLAEQTNLLALNAAIEAARAGEHGLGFAVVADEVRKLAEKSAQSTKEISELIQSIQKEARKAVENMEKSTVIVNDGLTLGTDLNQALKKISSVVTEVYKFAQEIGAATNEQSHGSSQIAKATTRLNEITHEINSSVEEQASGARGVMKAMEKMRELVGQSTSGSTELAASAEQMSRMSRSLLEVMDRFSLDAEHSGNGNGHGSNGNGRKAMARKSQEDYARTEASRYAASSRS, encoded by the coding sequence ATGAGTATCGGCAGGAAGATTTACCTGGGCTTCGGGGCGGTCCTCGGGATCGTCGTGTTGCTTCTGGTCGTGAATATTGCCGCGGTGCAGTGGGAACACTCGGCCCGGGCCTCCGCGGCGCGCGCGGTAGAAACCATGCGGCTGGCGGAGAGCATCCAGTTCCAGATGATGCAGAACCGCCTCTACCTGGCCAACTACCTGCAGAGCGGCGACACCCGCGAAGCTGAGTACACGCAAAGCGGCTACGCGCGCTTGAACGACTTGCTGAAGCAGGCCGAAGAAAAGGCCAATTCCGACCAGCAGCGCTCCGCTTTCACGCGCTTCCGCGACGCCGAGCGGGAATGGCTGGCGAGCTTTGCCAATCCCCTGATTGAAAAGCGCAAGGAAGTGGACGCCGGCAACATCACCGTAGCCGACCTGCAGGTCTTCTATCTGCAGCAGGACCCCGGGGAGTGGCTGCGCAAGTCCACCGAGCCGCTGGCGGAAGCCGGCCAGGCGGCAACCAAGTCGCTAGAGGAATCGGACAAGTCCAGCCGCACCGCGGCCACCTTCACCACCGTGGCCACCATCGTGGGAACGCTCCTGGCCCTGCTGTGCGGCCTGTGGATTGCGTACGTGACCACGCGCTCCATCGTGCAGCCGCTGCGGCAATTGATTGCCGCGGCACGTGAGATCGGCAACTCCGGCGACCTGGACCACAAAGTGGAGATCCAACGCTCGGACGAGATCGGCGACCTGGCGCAGACCTTCAACGGCATGGTCGAGTACCTCCGTGAGATGGCGCAGCTCTCCGAAGACATTGCCGGAGGCGACCTGACGGTGGAGATCGAGCCGCGCTCGCCCAAAGACACTCTGGCCCATGCCTTCCGTTCCATGACCGAGGGCCTGCGCAAGCTGGCGCGTGACGTGCGCGATAACGCTTCGCAGGTTTCCAGCGGCGCCATGCAGGTGGCCCAGGCGTCGGAGGAGTCGGCCAAGGTGAGCCTGAGCGCCTCTTCGGCGATCGACGAAGTCTCCAGCACCATGCACGAAATGAGCATCAACGTGCAGAACATGGTGAAGAACACCCAGATGCAGGCGTCCAGCGTGAGCGAGACCTCGGCTTCCATCGATCAGATGGTGGCTTCCATCCAGCGCGTGGCCGACACCGCCCGCGTGCTGCTGGACATCTCGCAGCGCTCGCGCGAGGAAGTGCAGAACGGCATCACCACCATGGACAAGGCCACCGAAGGCCTGACCCGCATCAACGGCTCCATCCATGCCTCCGCGGAGATCATCGGCGTGCTCGGGAACCGGGCCGACGACATCGGCAAGATCATCGAGGTGATCGACGACCTGGCCGAGCAGACCAACCTGCTGGCCCTCAACGCCGCCATCGAAGCGGCGCGCGCGGGCGAGCACGGGCTGGGCTTCGCGGTGGTAGCCGACGAAGTGCGCAAGCTGGCGGAAAAGTCGGCGCAGTCCACCAAGGAGATCAGCGAGCTTATCCAGAGCATCCAGAAGGAGGCCCGCAAAGCGGTGGAGAACATGGAAAAGTCCACCGTGATCGTCAATGACGGGCTCACGCTGGGCACCGACCTGAACCAGGCCCTGAAGAAGATCTCCAGCGTCGTGACCGAGGTCTACAAGTTCGCGCAGGAGATCGGGGCGGCTACCAACGAGCAGTCCCACGGCTCCTCGCAGATCGCCAAGGCCACCACGCGCCTCAACGAAATCACGCACGAGATCAACTCCTCGGTGGAGGAGCAGGCCTCGGGCGCGCGCGGCGTGATGAAGGCCATGGAGAAGATGCGCGAGCTGGTCGGCCAGTCCACCTCGGGTTCGACGGAACTGGCAGCCTCAGCCGAACAGATGTCCCGGATGTCGCGCTCCCTGCTGGAAGTGATGGATCGCTTCTCCCTTGATGCCGAGCACAGCGGCAACGGCAATGGCCACGGCTCCAACGGCAACGGACGGAAGGCCATGGCGCGCAAGTCGCAAGAGGATTATGCGCGCACGGAGGCGTCGCGCTACGCGGCGTCGTCCCGCTCCTAG
- a CDS encoding CheR family methyltransferase — translation MATSTLAVQLTEAELKLLQTLIYQECGMYFDERRVHFLQDRLQRRLKATQLDTFYNYYRLLTSREGKPELGALLENLTVNETSFFRNKPQLDLFHKTILEEMLNRKQERRDFTLRLWSAGCSTGQEPYTLAILVADALAYYYLRNPLPFEMPTPKPLIPPPWKVEVLASDISYSVLRAGQEAVYPEHQMDAVDYSYRLRYFDKVGDRYAVKKTVKDLVHFDFHNLKTEFLPQRNDFIFCRNVMIYFDEAEQKRLIDKFYRCLNPHGYLFVGHAESLFGLTDKFRMVHQNNGTCYHRIEVNA, via the coding sequence ATGGCAACTTCGACCCTGGCAGTCCAGCTCACTGAAGCCGAACTGAAACTGCTGCAGACCCTGATCTATCAGGAATGCGGCATGTACTTCGATGAGCGGCGCGTCCACTTCCTCCAGGACCGACTGCAGCGCCGTCTGAAGGCCACCCAACTCGACACCTTCTACAATTACTATCGCCTGCTTACCAGCCGCGAAGGCAAGCCTGAGCTGGGCGCGCTGCTGGAAAACCTCACGGTCAACGAGACCAGCTTCTTCCGCAACAAGCCGCAGCTCGATCTCTTCCACAAGACCATCCTGGAGGAGATGCTGAATCGCAAGCAGGAGCGCCGCGATTTCACGCTGCGCCTGTGGAGCGCGGGTTGCTCCACCGGCCAGGAGCCCTACACGCTGGCCATCCTGGTGGCCGACGCGCTGGCCTACTACTACCTGCGCAATCCCCTGCCCTTCGAGATGCCTACGCCCAAGCCGCTGATCCCGCCGCCGTGGAAAGTGGAGGTCCTGGCGTCGGACATCAGCTACAGCGTGCTGCGCGCCGGGCAGGAGGCCGTGTATCCCGAGCACCAGATGGATGCGGTGGACTACTCCTATCGCCTGCGCTACTTCGACAAGGTGGGCGACCGCTATGCGGTGAAGAAAACGGTAAAGGACCTGGTTCACTTCGACTTCCACAACCTGAAGACCGAGTTCCTGCCCCAGCGCAACGACTTCATCTTTTGCCGCAACGTCATGATCTATTTCGACGAGGCGGAACAGAAACGTCTGATCGACAAGTTCTACCGCTGCCTGAATCCCCACGGATACCTGTTCGTGGGACACGCCGAGAGCCTGTTCGGACTGACCGACAAGTTCCGCATGGTCCACCAGAACAACGGCACCTGCTACCACCGCATCGAGGTGAACGCGTGA
- a CDS encoding chemotaxis protein CheW, which produces MSREMHIVGFRVGRELFGVPIHLVHEIVRVPEITSVPDAPGCVEGVINLRGRIVPVLDLRKRFGEREIRPHKKNRILVAELDGRMVGLVVDAASEVLKLPETEIEPAPGVFQEGKRSYVTGVGKLDSRLVILVDLARVLERGELRQLAETAETAAASAAAR; this is translated from the coding sequence ATGTCCAGGGAGATGCACATCGTCGGATTCCGGGTAGGGCGCGAGCTGTTCGGCGTGCCCATCCACCTGGTGCACGAGATCGTGCGCGTGCCCGAGATCACCTCGGTGCCGGACGCTCCCGGATGCGTGGAGGGAGTGATCAACCTGCGTGGCCGCATCGTTCCCGTGCTCGATTTGCGGAAACGCTTCGGTGAGCGGGAGATCCGGCCGCACAAGAAGAATCGCATCCTGGTGGCGGAACTCGACGGACGCATGGTCGGACTGGTCGTCGATGCCGCCAGCGAAGTGCTCAAGCTCCCGGAAACGGAGATCGAGCCCGCCCCCGGAGTTTTCCAGGAGGGCAAGCGCAGTTACGTCACCGGCGTGGGCAAGCTCGACAGCCGGCTGGTGATCCTGGTGGACCTGGCGCGGGTGCTGGAGCGCGGCGAACTGCGGCAACTGGCGGAGACCGCCGAGACGGCAGCCGCTTCGGCCGCTGCCCGCTGA